GGACACTTTGGCACACATGTCGATACTGCAATTCGCGCGATGGCATCGACGGGTCAGCGAATTCGGACGGACGTCTCTGCAACATTGTTTCTTGCTGCGCCAGAAGAATATGACGGTGGTGAGTTACTCGTCGAAGATACTTATGGAGTACATAGCGTGAAGCTTCCGGCCGGGCACATGGTTCTATATCCTGCTACGAGCCTGCATCGAGTTACACCTGTTACTCGCGGAGCGCGACTGGCGTCCTTCTTCTGGATTCAAAGCATGATTCGCAGCGATGGTGACCGCACACTACTTTACGATCTGGATACGGCAATTCAGAAATTAGCGAAAGACGTTCCCGGTAATGGTGCGGGAGTTCAATTGACGGGCGTATATCACAATCTGCTACGTCGTTGGGCGGAGATGTAGAGGCCAGGCTGCATCTCGTAACTCAAACAACTCAAATCCATTCGATTACTACTAATTACTGGGTCTTGGGATAAATCGCGATACGGTGATTGCGAACTGCAGGCGTCAGATGCTCTCCCAGATTGTCGGAGAAAAGTGTCTTGGATTGCTGGAGAGGCATGTGGCATTCCACGCAGCGCGTCTGGATAGCTTCATGCTGCTCCTTGTAGGTAGGACAGGCTTTTATAGAATGGCATCCAAGACATTTGGACGAGAAGGCAGCCGCATCCCGCTGCTCTTCATGCGTGTTGTGGCATGTCGTGCATGTCATCTCGCTTGACCGGAAACACTTGCTTTGGCGAAGCAATTGGACCTGATTTGTATGCACGTCCAGAGGCTGATCTGGATCAATCGGTGCGGCCTTAACATACTCAGCGAGAACGTCTCCCGGCTGAAACGACAGTGCTGGTGCAGGGGCGGGTAACAGGCCTGCTCCTGCGTGGCATAGTGCGCAGACATCGATTTGTCTCTCACGCGTAAGCTTGGCCGGATTAATAATCGCTTCGGCTACAGGGCGGGTATGCGTCTGCTGACTTTGTTGTTCTCTTCGCACGTGTTCGGCAGCCGGGCCATGGCAGCGTTCGCAGCCAACGCCCAGAACCAACTCCGTCTTGTTGAAGCGGTTCACCTGTGGAGTTTGAGATTCGAAATAAGATGCATGGCATTCGAGGCACTGCGGTATGACGGGGCGATCAAAATGAGCTGTTCCCTCTTTATAGCCGGGACTGTTAATCCATGTGCCATTAGCGGCCCAATATGAGACCGGCAACTCGAACAAGAGATCGCCTACCCAATATAGATACGTCTGTCCCTTACGGCCAGAGCCAGTCACGATTTCGATGGGTTGCGTGAGAGTTTGGAGATTGCCAGTTTGCGTACGATAGTCGGCCGTTTCGGTAAAGGAACCATCCGGCATCTGGCGCATTTCGAAAGTTAAACGAGGGTTGGAGGTTTTCAGCGTATTAGCCCCCGCGCTGAAACTCCCGTGAATCGACTCAGTGGATGCCGCCTGCGACGTGAGGTGATGTGCCGTGTGCACATAGCTTTCAGCTACCTGTTGGTGACATCCAAGACATGCCGCATCCCCAGCATAGGCTGATGCTGGAGGGGGATTATGTGGGGCTAAATCTGAGGATTGCTGCGCAGCATGAATACGTTTATTCCACGGTCCGCTCACGCAAGCCACCGCCAGGGCAGAAAGCAAAAGCGTGAAGGCGGCTCCTCCGCGAAGTCCAGGAAGAGCCTTCTGAAAGAGGGTAGTAATTCTCAACCATAAATACCCTTGCCATCGATGATCTTACTGTAGCGATCGAATTGGCAGTTTTCTCGGACCTGTCTATTTTACCCGAAGCTGTTCCTACCCTGCGAAGTCCCGACCTTTTCGCTCAGGGCCGAATCCGAAGATCAGGGACAGGGCGGTAATCACGCATATTTCAAATACGGTAAGCGCCCATTGATAACCGAGATGTTTGCGCAGCGTGAACTCAATCACAACTGACGGCGCACCTATAAGAACGCCAAGCTGATAAACAATACCGGGAAACAGGCTACGTACGCTGTTCGGGGAGAGTTCATTTAAGTGAGCAGGAATTACACCGAAGGCTCCCTGGACGCCGAACTGCATTACGAATGATCCAATCGCCAGCATGATGATCGATGAGCCAAATGCCCATAGAGGAATGCTGATAGAAGCAATGATCAAAGCCAGGAAGATGGCATTGCGCCGACCAAGCCGATCAGAATAATGGCCGATTACGAGTGCGCCCATTATGGCGCCTATGTTGTATAGGATTGCGATGT
This DNA window, taken from Acidicapsa ligni, encodes the following:
- a CDS encoding multiheme c-type cytochrome, whose product is MRITTLFQKALPGLRGGAAFTLLLSALAVACVSGPWNKRIHAAQQSSDLAPHNPPPASAYAGDAACLGCHQQVAESYVHTAHHLTSQAASTESIHGSFSAGANTLKTSNPRLTFEMRQMPDGSFTETADYRTQTGNLQTLTQPIEIVTGSGRKGQTYLYWVGDLLFELPVSYWAANGTWINSPGYKEGTAHFDRPVIPQCLECHASYFESQTPQVNRFNKTELVLGVGCERCHGPAAEHVRREQQSQQTHTRPVAEAIINPAKLTRERQIDVCALCHAGAGLLPAPAPALSFQPGDVLAEYVKAAPIDPDQPLDVHTNQVQLLRQSKCFRSSEMTCTTCHNTHEEQRDAAAFSSKCLGCHSIKACPTYKEQHEAIQTRCVECHMPLQQSKTLFSDNLGEHLTPAVRNHRIAIYPKTQ
- a CDS encoding Fe2+-dependent dioxygenase encodes the protein MLITIPDILNANEVAHARSVLDAADWVDGKVTAGYQAQTVKENLQLPEGHPAAVKLGEIVLGALARSPLFMSAALPLRVFPPMFNRYTGGGHFGTHVDTAIRAMASTGQRIRTDVSATLFLAAPEEYDGGELLVEDTYGVHSVKLPAGHMVLYPATSLHRVTPVTRGARLASFFWIQSMIRSDGDRTLLYDLDTAIQKLAKDVPGNGAGVQLTGVYHNLLRRWAEM